A window of Eucalyptus grandis isolate ANBG69807.140 chromosome 4, ASM1654582v1, whole genome shotgun sequence genomic DNA:
tctccaccctccatcgtTTTTTGGACACGCGTGTTGAAACCTGTCAAGAAAAGTTGACCGTGTGTCCGAGCGTGAGCGTGTCGACGTATCCAACACGGTCCAACACGAAAGCACGGGCAACATGTTCGTGCTTGTGTAGGTAACGACATCAAGGCACAAAAAAGCTGTGTTAACTCCTCAGTCTTTCCTCAACGAGAATGGAACTTCACAGCTCAGATATCATTAATTTCAAGACCAGAGAGCTTCAATCACTCTTAGTCTTGGTTCTCTCTCTAGCCTTTGCCTTCACTGCTTCGGCATCGTCATAGGGCATCAATTTCAGCTTCCAGACTTTCAACGATAGTATCATAAAACTTGAAGGCGATTCAAGTTATGATGGGAGCTTCATCCAACTTACGAAGTCCAGCAATCAACGCGAGATGCTCGATTGGAGCGTGGGGTGGGCCACGTACCACAAGCCTATGCGCCTTTGGGATAAGGCGACCGAGAACGTGGCGGATTTCACCACCCATTTCACCTTTGTCATCAATTCGAGCCACAACCCGGTTTTTGCTGATGGATTGACCTTCTTTCTTGTGCCCGAAGGGTCTCGAATTCCAGCCAAATCGTCGGGAGGACGACTTGGTCTTGAAGATCTGAACCGCGGTCCGTCCAACTCTTCTATTTCATTTGTAGCCATTGAGTTTGACACTAGCTACAATCCCGAATTCGACCCGAATTGTACACAAGGTGCACATGTTGGTATAGACTTGAATAATCTCAATTCCACGAAGTCAAGCTGCGTCGATTGGTCCGAGGATAAAATCATGAATGGTGGGTGGATTAATGCTACAATAGCATACAATTCTAGCACGCAGAACTTGACCGTTCTCGTGATAGACGCTGATGCCACGAGTACCAACATAAATTCCTCCGCCATCTATTATAAAGTCAACATGGCAGAGTATTTGCCGAAGGAGTGGGTAAATTTCGGTTTCTCGGCTAGCACAGGTTTATATTTCGAGTTGCACACTATTGAGGCATGGGAATTCAGCTCTAACGTGCACGTGGCTGGAAAAAAGAGCAAGTCATGGCTGTGGACTATCTTAGGCTCAGGTTCTTTCCTATTGTTCATTCTTGTTGGAACCTTTATTTGGTTTCGTCACCGTTCGAAGAGCACGAGAACTGACATGAGTGGAGAAGAAGATCATCTAGCGATTGACGAAGAATTCAACCAAGTGTCAGGCCCCAAGAAATTCACCTACAATGAATTGGTCGAGGCGACTGGTAATTTCACAGTCGAACGGTTGCTTGGAGAAGGGGCCTTTGGTAAAGTATACGAGGGTTACTTGACCAGCGTGAATGCTAATGTTGCAATCAAGAAGATTAACCCAGGATCAAGACAAGGGATAAAGGAGTATGCTGCCGAAGTGATGACCATAAGCTGGCTACGACACAGAAACTTAGTCCAACTCATTGGATGGTGTCATGAGAAAAAGGAACTCCTCCTTATCTATGAGTTCATGTCTAATGGTAGTCTTGATTCTCATCTATTCAAAGAACGATCTTTCTTGCCGTGGGAGAAGCGATACAAAATCGTGCAAGACATAGCCTCGGCATTGCTCTACCTCCATGAAGAGTGGGAACAATGTGTTGTACACCGAGATATAAAGTCCAGCAATATCATGCTcgattttgattttaatgcTAAAGTAGGAGACTTCAGTTTGGCTAGGCTGGTTGATCATGCCAAAGGGTCACAAACGACGATGCTGGCTGGAACCATAGGCTACATGGCTCCTGAATGTGTTTACACGGGTAAAGCTAGCAAGGAATCATATGTCTATAGCTTTGGAGTCGTTCTATTAGAAATAATTTGTGGAAGAGAAGTCATCAAGCCAAAGGCCGAGGTAGGCCAAGTCAGGCTTGTGGATTGGGTTTGGGAGCTATATGGAGTGGAGAGGCTACTTGATGCAGCAGATCCAAAACTTGGTATCGATTTCGATGGGAAGCAACTAGAGTGCTTGATGGTTGTAGGGCTATGGTGCACTCATCCGGACCACACTGCCCGTCCTTCCATAAGAGAAGCATCAAACGTTCTCAACTTAAATGCTTCGGCACCCATTCTCCCATCAAAATTACCAGTCCCcattgaatggacctagacttagaaccagggaaggagagtaaatttcctgcaggtatgcatcccacagtgggcgaacaactcccgttcaagccctttagggacagccttttagcagaaaatcaCTCAGCcatttagttcagagcctagagacacccaaACATTCCAGGATGGAatcgtttctaacctacccaagctgcatttctttgaggatcctaccaggctggagaataAGAGAAActtagaaagccatggaaaggtttttcacaaagcacacacttt
This region includes:
- the LOC120292472 gene encoding L-type lectin-domain containing receptor kinase IX.1-like is translated as MLDWSVGWATYHKPMRLWDKATENVADFTTHFTFVINSSHNPVFADGLTFFLVPEGSRIPAKSSGGRLGLEDLNRGPSNSSISFVAIEFDTSYNPEFDPNCTQGAHVGIDLNNLNSTKSSCVDWSEDKIMNGGWINATIAYNSSTQNLTVLVIDADATSTNINSSAIYYKVNMAEYLPKEWVNFGFSASTGLYFELHTIEAWEFSSNVHVAGKKSKSWLWTILGSGSFLLFILVGTFIWFRHRSKSTRTDMSGEEDHLAIDEEFNQVSGPKKFTYNELVEATGNFTVERLLGEGAFGKVYEGYLTSVNANVAIKKINPGSRQGIKEYAAEVMTISWLRHRNLVQLIGWCHEKKELLLIYEFMSNGSLDSHLFKERSFLPWEKRYKIVQDIASALLYLHEEWEQCVVHRDIKSSNIMLDFDFNAKVGDFSLARLVDHAKGSQTTMLAGTIGYMAPECVYTGKASKESYVYSFGVVLLEIICGREVIKPKAEVGQVRLVDWVWELYGVERLLDAADPKLGIDFDGKQLECLMVVGLWCTHPDHTARPSIREASNVLNLNASAPILPSKLPVPIEWT